The stretch of DNA TAGCAGAGCGTCTTCATGCTCTTCTCGAATCTACCGATCCCCAACTAATTTATGGCATTGGACTCTGGTTTGAACCAGAGGAGTTTGAGCCAGGTGTGCGTTATTTTGGCCCCTATATACATCGAGATCTAAAGCAGCGCGATCGCTTGATTCTCACCGATGAATGGGAAACCCCCGACTACGATTTCCATACTCAACATTGGTATCTGTTAGCCAAAAAAAATCTGGGACAGCCCCAATTTACCGAGCCGTATTTTGATACAGATCTCATTTATATCACTCTCGGCCAAAGCTTTACTCAACCCAATTCGCCTGAAGTCGCAGGGATCGCCTCAGTGGATATCACTCTCCCCCTCTTGCAAGAGCAAATTGCCAGACTCAATACCCAACCGGAAGACATGGTTTACCTCACCACATCCTCCGGTAACGTTTTTGTTCACCCCGATCGCCACAAGCTCCTGGCAGCAGCCAAGGCCAAAAATCCTGGAATTCAAACCATTTTGGAAGTATCTGGTGCAGAACTCAATGCCTTCCACCAAACTCACTATCCCGACTTTATTCCCACCTCTAGCATCACCATTCCCAATTTGGGCTGGCAGATTCATGTGCTGACTCAACGGGACTATTTTTTAGCCAAGATCGTTGAACTCCGACACGCCATGAGTCTCCAGATTCTAGTGATTTGGCTCGGGACAGGTGGCTTATTGATCATTTTGAATTACACAATCTTAAATCGCTATAAAGTACGTCAACTTCGAGCCTATTCCCTCACGTTAGAACAAGACGTTGCCAAGCGATCCGCCCAACTTGAAGAGCAAAAAACTTTCCTACGCAAAGTCATCGATACTACACCCAATATCATCTTTGTCAAAGATACCGAAGGGCATTTTATTTTGGGCAATCAAGCCCTAGCTGAAATCTATCAGACCACCGTTGAAGATCTGGTGGGTAAAACTGATGCAGAATTTGGCGTACCTACTCCTGAAGAAGTAGAACGATTTCAAAAAATTGATCGCTGGGTTTTAAGCCATGGTCAACTACAAGTAGTTGAAGAATCGGTCACCCAAGCTAATGGTGAAAAACGATGCTTTTACTCCATCAAAACGCCCCTGATTCTAGCGGAGAATCAACCGCCCTATCTGCTTGGTGTAGCTACAGATATTACAGAACGGAAAGCGATCGAGGCAGAAGCCCAACGGGCAAGGGAAGCCGCAGATCTGGCTAACCAAGCCAAAAGTGAATTCCTTGCCAACATGAGTCATGAACTACGCACCCCCCTCAACGGCATCCTTGGCTATGCCCAAATTTTGCAGCGCAGCAATGCAATGAGTCAAGAAGATCGCAAAGGAGTTGAGGTCATTTACCAAGCGGGTACTCACCTGTTGACCTTAATTAACGATGTCTTGGACTTAGCCAAAATCGAAGCCCGTAAATTAGAATTAATCCCCCAGACAGTGAACTTCCCCTCATTTATCACTGGAGTAGCCGAAGTAATTGGGATTAAAGCTCAAGAGAAAGGTTTAGAGTTTCAAGCTATTACCCCTCCCCAGTTACCAGAAGGGGTTTATGTTGACCCCAAACGGTTACGCCAAGTTCTCTTAAATCTATTAGGCAACTCCACCAAATTTACTCACCAAGGTAAAGTAACGCTGATCGTTGAACAAATGGGTTTACCTCAACCGAGTCTAGAGTTGGATGCAACCATTGTGCCCATACGCTTTACCGTACAAGATACAGGTGTGGGTATGACCCCTGAGCAAGCCAAGATCATCTTCTTACCCTTTGAGCAAGTCGGCAATCAACAGCAAAAAGCAGAAGGAACCGGGTTGGGTTTGGCCATTAGTCGTCAAATTGTGGAAATGATGGGGGGAAACATTCAAGTCAGTAGCGAGTTGGGTAAAGGTAGCCGTTTCTGGTTTGAGCTTAACCTTCCCCTTGTGCAAGACTGGAAAGAAGAACTCACTGTTGGAGCTGAGGGCAAGATTATTGGCTATGACGGCCGGCGGTGCAAGGTTCTGA from Roseofilum reptotaenium CS-1145 encodes:
- a CDS encoding response regulator, translating into MRTSNIIPWLLNLACLVPPLLLTSVLVLFYRLRVPELHRQAQDQREAIAEQFVSQMNQQVAISHQIVNTVISLVGPLRGDRTQVAERLHALLESTDPQLIYGIGLWFEPEEFEPGVRYFGPYIHRDLKQRDRLILTDEWETPDYDFHTQHWYLLAKKNLGQPQFTEPYFDTDLIYITLGQSFTQPNSPEVAGIASVDITLPLLQEQIARLNTQPEDMVYLTTSSGNVFVHPDRHKLLAAAKAKNPGIQTILEVSGAELNAFHQTHYPDFIPTSSITIPNLGWQIHVLTQRDYFLAKIVELRHAMSLQILVIWLGTGGLLIILNYTILNRYKVRQLRAYSLTLEQDVAKRSAQLEEQKTFLRKVIDTTPNIIFVKDTEGHFILGNQALAEIYQTTVEDLVGKTDAEFGVPTPEEVERFQKIDRWVLSHGQLQVVEESVTQANGEKRCFYSIKTPLILAENQPPYLLGVATDITERKAIEAEAQRAREAADLANQAKSEFLANMSHELRTPLNGILGYAQILQRSNAMSQEDRKGVEVIYQAGTHLLTLINDVLDLAKIEARKLELIPQTVNFPSFITGVAEVIGIKAQEKGLEFQAITPPQLPEGVYVDPKRLRQVLLNLLGNSTKFTHQGKVTLIVEQMGLPQPSLELDATIVPIRFTVQDTGVGMTPEQAKIIFLPFEQVGNQQQKAEGTGLGLAISRQIVEMMGGNIQVSSELGKGSRFWFELNLPLVQDWKEELTVGAEGKIIGYDGRRCKVLIVDDKIVNRMVVREVLESLGFLVAEAENGQQGIEQYQQFQPDLIITDLVMPKLDGFELARRIREEDSEVRIIASSASVLEHDQDRSIVSGCNDFVPKPVQMEQLLGRIQKLLELEWIYERAIATSKTIELELIYPPGEELSALKEFAKIGDISAVEEEVERLRGLDEKYGGFCDRILALANEFNDPGILELLRSTTT